The genomic segment ACGAAGACGGCGTCTGGGTAGCCAGAGACGAAAAGAAAAACGTCGCTTCACAGGGCGAGAGTCGCCAAGAGGCTCTCCAGAACCTCGACGAGGCAGTGGAGCTTCACGAACGAGACAGCGGATCCGTGTCCTGGGACGAGGAGAAGGAGATGCTCGAAGACCTCGGGCTTGACCCCGACGATGTCAAGAAGTCTCGCGAAGAGAATGACGAACTTCCCGAGTTCATGCAGTAAGTAGATGGTCACTCGCGACTTCTCCGGACTTGACGTCGTCAAAGCTCTCACACGGAACAACTACCGAGTCGTCGACCGGGAGGGGAGCCACGTCAAGCTGCGGTACGAACACCCAGAGAACGAAGACGACGTCCGCGTCGTCACAGTACCTCAGAAAGACCGAATACCTACTGGAACACTCCACGACATAGCCGACCAGTGCGGTGCCGACGACTTCGAGAAGTTCTGTGAATGGATTGACGAGAGCCGATGATGAATCCGAGAAGACATCAACACCAGAGACAGTATCT from the Candidatus Afararchaeum irisae genome contains:
- a CDS encoding type II toxin-antitoxin system HicA family toxin, with amino-acid sequence MVTRDFSGLDVVKALTRNNYRVVDREGSHVKLRYEHPENEDDVRVVTVPQKDRIPTGTLHDIADQCGADDFEKFCEWIDESR
- a CDS encoding type II toxin-antitoxin system HicB family antitoxin — translated: MSTEVKRRITLTHEDGVWVARDEKKNVASQGESRQEALQNLDEAVELHERDSGSVSWDEEKEMLEDLGLDPDDVKKSREENDELPEFMQ